The Lytechinus pictus isolate F3 Inbred chromosome 10, Lp3.0, whole genome shotgun sequence genome includes a window with the following:
- the LOC129269081 gene encoding beta-1,3-N-acetylglucosaminyltransferase lunatic fringe-like yields MMIYASKENLQKTCARIYQPDDVTIGFIVESLLNRTLTKVCTLNSHLQTMADIPVGEQKKQVTFGYHLKDLRIKGVNVINMTAVVNDDPTRLKSFHCTFFRGYGNCPEIIPEPPAN; encoded by the exons ATGATGATATATGCAAG TAAAGAAAACTTACAGAAAACATGCGCGAGAATATATCAACCCGATGACGTCACAATTGGCTTCATTGTAG AATCCTTATTGAATAGGACACTAACGAAAGTGTGTACCCTTAATTCTCACTTACAAACGATGGCTGATATTCCCGTGGGAGAACAGAAAAAACAG GTTACCTTCGGTTACCATCTTAAGGACTTGAGAATAAAGGGAGTCAATGTGATCAATATGACAGCTGTGGTAAATGATGACCCTACCAG ACTCAAATCATTCCATTGTACCTTCTTCCGTGGATACGGAAACTGCCCAGAAATCATTCCTGAACCTCCAGCCAACTAA